The Aedes aegypti strain LVP_AGWG chromosome 1, AaegL5.0 Primary Assembly, whole genome shotgun sequence sequence TGTTTGTGAAGGATCTGCATGTGAACGAACGCCATTTAAACTACTGCTGTCGATTTACTTCGGTGCACCTCCCAAGTGCAAtctaataaatcaataaaataaacaaaattcttggaaaaataccCGACGACGGCACGCGTGTGCATCGAGCTTTCAAAAGTGGAGACGGTTGGTATTTTGTTCACCAGAGCTTTGGCGCGACGCACAAGTGGGCTTTTCCAAAGCGTAGCCGACGCTCGTTAATCAACCAATCATCTGACCGGGCGTCGCATCTCGGTGACTTCGATGCTGTTTGGTTTTTTGGCAACGAACCTGTTTTTCGTGTCCGGCTGATGAATATGTTTGCCGTTTTTTGCGACTCCTAATTCCTGTTTTTCTGCTCGTTTGCCCCGCTGACCGCACTTCGCGAACCTGTCCAATTTCGTCGTTCATCATTGGTCCCTTGGTTGGTGGCTCGTCCCGGGATCAACCAATCAGCACCGGTTATTTAAGTTGCGTCGTCGTCGAGGGGAGGAAGAGCAGATTTCGATTTTCACTTCGCCTGTTACTAAGGGGGGGATTGTGCGCGGGCCTTCTCTGCAATGACGTGATCAATATTCGCATTTGCATATGGAAAAAAGGATaagcgaattttgttttcgagCACTGAAATGGCGTTGTTGACGACGTGGATTGAGAAAAACAACTTCGCTCAAGGGGGAGAAGGTCAGATCGCAAAAataatgaggaatgtcgtacgAGGTTTGTTTACGCGAATGCAGCTTCAGGATTTGAATGTGTGTGCTTTAAGTGGCGACGTTTTGCTGTTGCTACAGAGTTCAATGGATCATGGAACGGAACTGAGAGATATGGCACTTAATGCATGATTGTACAGCATTTTATTGCTGTTGACAACGGTAGCATTATCTTCGACATTGTCGGTGCGGTAAAAAGTTAGAAACGGTTTCTCGTCGAAATTTGATTTCTCTTATAATCTATGCGAGATATATAACTTCGGAAGTAATGCACTCGATTCGCATCCGGATGGATCGATACCAAGAAAAAATCCAACTTCGATGAATTGTATTTTCTAACGATTGGCTAGATATAATAAGATAAATAACAACCGTTTCCCTTGTTTCAATGATCCAAATTATTGAGATTTATTCGACTATTCAAAACgtgatttaaaaatttcttctcagattccccaagaaaaagttttaagaaatctTCTGATATtgtttccagagatttcttcaaaaatagttttaggGACCTTTCGAAACATTCCTCAAGACAATTCTCCACCATTTCTCCCAAAAAAATTTTCTAGCGATGCTTGGAAAAAATGGCAGTTAACTTCAGTAATTTCCACAGCAATTACTCTGAAAATTTTCCCAGAGACCTTTCCCCAGTTCGCCTTAATGTAGTTTTATCAGATTCGGATGACAGTATCATTTAGCCTTCTAGCACCTAGATCAAAGAAAatcatgtaatttttgttatgaTACCTAATAAGAAAGATGTAAAAAAATTCCCGCTTATATTTCGTCAGAAGACACAATCCTCAAATCTACAAATGAATCGTTCTTTTCCCTCCACTTCCAGGTGATCCCACAACCTTCGGTAACCTCAAGCCAGCACCGGAGGTCATCGACGCCCTACGCAGCGTGGTACAGGACGGGTCCCACAACGGTTACGGACCCAGCACTGGTTTTCCGCAGGCTCGCCAAGCCGTCGCCGATTACGTATCGCACCAGGGCGATGTCACGGCCAACGATGTCATTCTGTGCAGTGGTGCCAGCTGTGCGCTGGACCTGTGCCTCTCGGTGCTAGCCGGGCCGGGCCAGAACATATTGATCCCCAGGCCGGGTTTCTCCATCTACCGTACCCTGGCCGAGGGCTTCGGAGTCGAATGCCGCTACTACGACTTGATGCCGGACAGGAACTGGGAAGTTGACTTGGTACAACTGGAATCATTGATCGACGCCAACACGGCTGCCCTGATAGTGACCAACCCGAGCAATCCGTGTGGAAGCGTGTTTAGCAGGAGCCACCTGGAAGCCATCTTGGATATTGCCGAGAAACATTTTTTGCCGATTATTGCCGACGAAATCTACGAACATTTCGTATTTCCGGGTCAGGAGTTCTACGCTGTCAGTTCGCTATCCAAGAAGGTACCGGTACTGTCATGCGGTGGACTGACTAAGCGTTTTCTGGTTCCCGGATGGCGCATGGGTTGGATTGTGATTCACGATCGGGATAACCTGTTCCAGGACGTTCGCAAAGGGCTGGCCAATCTCTCTGCGCGAATCCTCGGAGCCAACACCCTGGTGCAGGGTGCTCTGCCCGCCATCTTGAAGAACACTCCCCCGGCGTTCTACGATGATTTGGTTTCAACACTTTATGTAAGTTTTCTTATTTgtccaaacatttttaaaaattctaacgTATATTTCTCCAATCCTTTTAGCGACATGCCGAACTGGCGTACAAGTCGATCAAGCAAATCCGCGGTCTGCGTCCGATCATGCCCGGTGGGGCCATGTACATGATGATCGGCATCGACATCAGCCGGTTCCCCGAGTTCGAGACGGATCTGGAGTTCGTGCAGGCATTGGTTGCGGAGCAGAGTGTGTTCTGCCTACCGGGCCAGTGCTTCGAGTATCCGAACTACGTGCGCATTGTGCTCACCGTTCCGGAGGAGATGATCGTCGAAGCGTGCAAGCGTTTGGAGGAATTCTGCCAGAAGCACTACAAGCTGGACGACAATGTCATCTTGGAACAGCAGCAGCATGGTTTCCTGGCAAAGCTGGCTGATTACTGATGGGCGCCGAATATAATTCATGAGTGCCATTTTATATATCTACTCATATGACTTTTATTCAACTTTGTAAGCGAAAACGAAATAGTTTACCCGTATATATAGTACCTTTCGagatcaattttgaaattttacaaatatttacaaTATTCTATTATACCCTATATATCATTTTATACTGCTTacatattttcaataaataatccTGTTATACATAACACCCTTTTATATTACTTGTCCTGTTGATTGACAGAGGCGCGACCACATTCAAAACCTTGGGAAGGACAAACGTTAgcattagaaaatattttgtcaaaacATCGAACATTGAATTCTTATAAATATTGATCAAAATCAAACTTTTAGACctttttcgtttatttttcaTCCGGTTCTATCAATGCTTTTTCCAATATTATCATGTTTGCATTCGTATTGgccttcaagaaaaaaaaaaacacggaattCGATTATGTAAAATCGTCGATATACCGACgcagtgaaaaaaaatcatcaaatgtttcagatttagcaaatttggaaCATTCGCATctttgaagaacgaaaaaaatcagagggggttgtgtacaagacacgaccgcatgacgttaacttgggtaaccagtaagcacgataatgcggcacggtaacagcattatatgcgcatatagggtaatcatttgatgcatgtcagttttatatacgcttatagtgctattataatgccagaaaaggcgaaatagcgtgccattatagtgccaagatataaccgtgcttttctgcaccactaatgctgatataagaccacgtgagaaacgtcagttgttttcgtcaggtttttagggcgaatattttgtgctttcgcgtacgcagccagagagctttcgtgTATGcagccaagcaactggtacacgaggtaaataaatgaatgcatgaaaacggaaacctccatagtatgcaaaaaatgtaataaaatgatacagatagtacttctccgtatcggatatattcgttttggtagttttcatccttttgaggacttgcaattgccatattttgatcctcgttatgatgatgaaattcctcattttgcgtctcgaacctgcgacacccgtattgttgagttgttgtcctgctcctttgctcctacggccacataagatgaataatattggaaagaaaagtgaccaatttaaaccatcacttttccccgtcataaaacctgcaattgtagtagtgagaagatttatgtttgacttcctcttaccactatatgcaaacacaaagcacgtggtatatctgtcaaaacactggatggcatttaaacatgccctgtattcgaatataaagccaatatagtgcttatttaatgcctgtatgcaaatggcttagaagcattaatgatgctgtaatatggtttctatgcagcggaagtgctgttataaggtgtgtaagcatttgtggtactattataatgcatgtacgcatctatgatgctgattaagggcttattattagtgcttatggttacttgggaaccttcagtgagctggttatttagtgcgaatgccggagaaaaaaattggataaatcaggtgtaggggcccagatagctgtaacggtaaacgcgcagctattcagcaagaccaagctgagagtcgtgggtttgaatcccaccagtcgaggatcttttcgggttggaaattttctcgacttcccagggcatagagtatcttcgtacctgccacacgatatacgcatgcgaaaatggtcattggcatagtaagctctcagttaataactgtggaagtgctcataagaacactgagaacATAAGAAAGCtga is a genomic window containing:
- the LOC5571325 gene encoding tyrosine aminotransferase, yielding MKDLKDLSALQLNTRNAVKGGSSSSSKRTKWNVPITDFARLTHNPIRAIVEGLKIAPNPDKPLIALSIGDPTTFGNLKPAPEVIDALRSVVQDGSHNGYGPSTGFPQARQAVADYVSHQGDVTANDVILCSGASCALDLCLSVLAGPGQNILIPRPGFSIYRTLAEGFGVECRYYDLMPDRNWEVDLVQLESLIDANTAALIVTNPSNPCGSVFSRSHLEAILDIAEKHFLPIIADEIYEHFVFPGQEFYAVSSLSKKVPVLSCGGLTKRFLVPGWRMGWIVIHDRDNLFQDVRKGLANLSARILGANTLVQGALPAILKNTPPAFYDDLVSTLYRHAELAYKSIKQIRGLRPIMPGGAMYMMIGIDISRFPEFETDLEFVQALVAEQSVFCLPGQCFEYPNYVRIVLTVPEEMIVEACKRLEEFCQKHYKLDDNVILEQQQHGFLAKLADY